The stretch of DNA TTTTACCTATTTTTAAAACCCAATTTATACTTTCTGGACAAGCCTTTTCACAGGCACTTGACATAACATAACCACCTGTGGAAGTCGATTTCCACAAGCGGTTCTCAATTAACCGCGAGTGGAAATGGTGCATTTTCACTGGCCCCCATTGCTAGCGGGGCTAAGAAACACATGTAGAAATAGGTTTAGAAGCACTTGTACAGAACTTTATTCTACACTAGTGACCTTTCGGGTAGACTTGTCGGGAAAGACATAATGATTTGCTCTCGGATTAACAAGACCACTTAGAATGCTTTCAAATCTCGTCGAGAGATATGACAAACAGAAGGAATTACGAGAATTGGGGTTAAGAGTAAAGGGTTGTAGTAGATTGTTTTTTGACGATGGGAAGTTGgattcctcaatcggccatagtCCTCAAATATATATATGGTATTATGATCTTATTTTAGTAGGAAACATCTTCAAAAAGAATTTCACAAGTTTCCCATGTCCAAAACTGAGTTAGAGTTGGCTCAACTCACCAGGAACTTAGTGGTGGAGCCCATTACACATGTCTGCACAGTTTGTTTTTGCTGTAAAAAATAAGTATTCATGTTTTTCCACATAGATGCTCCACGAGCACAAGATTCTAATCTTGGTGGTGCGATCAAAGCTACACGCTTCCCACTAATTTTGTGACAAGAAACTTTAATTGCTCTTGGATGGATTCCGTTTGACCTCTTTTGGGAAGAGTTCGAGCTCCGTAAACAACGCTCATCATCCGGATTTGGCAATTGAGCGATGGAAATGGTATTGTACGTGTTCTGTGATCTGAATATCTATCTTTGTTCATGCAGCCCTGATGATCGACACCTCAGAATGAAAAGATGCTCTTGCATGCATTGGAGATGTACGTATTCCTGTTTcacactttacatacaaagtcaAATTAGCTACTCTAGATTGGAATCATAAATGTAAGACAACTCTTTTGCATCTCCGTCAGTCATGCTTTCTAagcttttaatcaagaagaatatatatataaccgCGTGGATTTCAACTTTTCGTAACTGCCTAAGGCTTTTTCCCTGCAGTTGTGATGCTTTCAGCTTTGGAACTGAACGAGTGCACATGGATGGCCTTCAGTGTTTGTAACTGCCTGCTCAACTGGTACTGCCacatagggatgaaaacggtatggATATTTTCCAACCGTTTCGAGACTGAATTTGTTTAGAGGGgtttagatctgtccgtatccgagtccaaATATTCAACATCCAATACCGTATCCATatctgaatacttaaatcgtatatttatgatgtcgacatccaatcgtattttatccgacatgattgacattattcGTATTCGAATCCAAATTCGAccagaaatataaaaacaaatatgatattcatccgtatccgatccgttttcatccctactgcCACACATGCAATTGGTGCAGCCAAAGTAGTGGTATCGTGTTCTTGTATGATACTCAATTGGAGGATTGGATCAAATGTGGgtgttgtgacttgtgagggaTCCAAAGAAGTGCAACCCAACGTATTTCTCCTAAGAGTTGAAAGGGGTGCCCCTCATTGGGTAGACACAATGATGCAATTATCAAGAGCGCGCTCTATCACTAGGCTTAAACTGAGAGCTATGACAAAACTGAGAAAAGTTTAGCAAAAGATTGTTCACGGTTGGGATACATAAACTCCATCTTGAACTCTTGACAATGAGGATATATGTGTGGCAAATTTTGCTCTTCAACATTCTTATAAATGTTATAAAAAGTGTGAATTTTGCTTCAATATAGCATCTATTTCTTTTCTATCTCAGGCTGATGCAAACTATTGGATACGTGCTGCTAGAAAGACGATGACAATTTCAGGCCTCTTGTTTGATATAGATTGAGCTTCTCTGTAAATGGAGAAGTCAGAGAAAACCACATTTATGCGCCTTCAACCTAATAACAGGGAGGAGAAATAGGGAGGAAAGATTAATCTATTAACCCATAATAATAACTCCTTTTCAGGGTTTACAGAGGGTAGATATAAAGTGTCTTTAAACAAAGTCCTAATCAAACTTTCTAAAATAGTTACTGCTCGCCAAGCGTGCATTGCCTCTGCAGTTAACCCGACGTCGCAGACATCATATTACAGTTTACCACAATCTTTTTTATCTCTGCAACTGCCTCTGACTGGAGGATACTCATCTCTTGGAACATCTTAATTTGGTGATTCTCCACTGCAATGTTTATCTTAGTTTGATGATTCTCCAATGCAGTGTTTATCTCATCTTGGAGACTATCCGGCAAATTCTCCAAAAATGGTGTGAGCAAATGTTTCAGTGATGGGATTTGTGCCACCATGTCCTGCTCTGACTCCTGAAAGGAAAGGCCACACGCGTAAAGACAGGATTAATTTACAGAAAGAAAGAACACCAATGCTTGCTTCTGTACCTTGTGTTTCAGATAATCATACATCTGCTTGCAGTTCTCTTTTTTATCCTTCTTGTGCTTCTCCATTTTATCTTTTTCATTCTCTTTATCCTTCTTGCTCTTCTCCATTTTATCTTTCTCATTTGCTTGTGCTAGCATCTTCGCAAGTTTCTCTTTATTGTAGTGTTTGATGCGTGGTTTCTCCTGTTCAGACTCCGGGAGAAGACTGTCTAGGTACGATATCTGTTGACCACAATTTTAGTGTTAAACATAAAATTTATTGGTCATAATAAAAGAAATAGTTTTAAAGATGCTTACAAGCAGCACAGCTGTGCAACCCGTAGGGACTGCATGTGaagctttttcttttcctttctttcttATCCATTCTAAGATACCATCCTTCAGACGTTGACAAACGATCTTGCACCAATCCTGCTTTTTCATACTTTCCAGGTCAGAACAAAAAGCTATGTTCTCACCTGTAATGTAATCAGAAGTAGTGGGCAGCAGAAGCCGATTCATCAAAATACACAAGAAACATTTGACTTGCTTATCAACATCCCTAATTCCCTTCATGTACTGGATGAAAGTATCCAGTTTGATCCTTGTTACCTTCTCCCTTTGGGACTTCTTTTTACCATCTTTGTTCTTCGCCTTGATCGGAAAATCCACCACAAAACCAGCTTCTTTCAGCTCATTACATAATTTTATGTACTCATTCATTTTTTCTATAGCAGTTAGCTTGATACCCAACAGGAAATTGTTATTGTCCCCACAACCTCGAGGGATGCCAAGTTCATCATGCACCAACTCTGGTGTGATCTCCAGTGATTTGCCAGGGTTAATTTTCATGACAAATCTTTCGCCCTCAGAGCTAACGTCGCATCTTTCTGCCAGCCATATGATTCTTTCTCTGCTTTGAAGGCTCTCTACAGTGAGATCCAGCAAATCACCGAAACCAAGAGAACGGACCTTGTCTTTTGCGTCATCTGACAGAACTCCAGCTGCCatgataatatttttaaaacTGCACCTCATAAGTAGAGACCTTTTAGTGCCCTACAAAAAATCATTTTCATTAACACTATTTCAGAGTCATGGCAACATTCCAAGCCCACTCCTTTTCACCCAGCAAAGGTAGGAGTTCATTTTGTACCTTAGGGCCACCCTCCACCTGCAGTTGATCCTCAGCATCCACAACATGCTTCACAGCAAAAGTTTCTTTGTCTAGTAAGTCATACAATGCTTCATCTTGTTGGTCCAAAAGATCATGTTCTTGATGTTGCCTTTTCTCTGTCGCTTGCACTGAACCATCTTGCTCTTCATCATGAACATTGTCAAGAATATCTTTTCTTTGCCTAAACACTCCCCACAGGTAGTGTTTTCCTTGGAAAACTAGAGTTCAAAAGAATTTGTTCAGTAATAGGAAAAGGTCAGCAAAATATTCCAATGTGACAAGGTATATTAGAAGCAATGCTAGATCATATCAAAAGGGTtaaataggaaaataaataggtGTTTGCATCATCTAGCAAATGGGAGGGGCGGGGAGGGTAGCAGTTCTCCAACTGTGACACTTACGATGATATTGTTCTGCCAATAGGGCAGAATGGTCTGTTGCAACTGGAGTTTTTGACGCCATCTTTGCACTGTCATTTAAAGACCACTTTGAAGCATTGTTCAGAGCAGACTCAGCACCTTCAATATCGTCTTCATCTTCACTTTCAATTATGTATCTTCTCCTTCGCTTCATTGGCCTACCATTTATGAGATTTTGGTCATTAAAGTCTCCAGATTGTACAACCTCTTCCACATAAGATTCAGCGTTTACCCGATCCTTCACCATTGGTTCATTACACTTAAGATGTTGATGATTGACATTTTCCAGCTGGACATCttcagccttctcttcttcttcttcatcttcatcatcaccagTTAGAATGAGACGTCTACGCTTTTTTGGGCTGTCCTTTCCCAAGTTTCGAAAAGTATCAGAAATTTCAACTTCTGTAGCACTAGCCTCAAGAGCAAATTTAGCTTTTGAAGAGATCTCTAAGGATGAAGTCGAATATGCTTGATCCATTGCTAGTGATTGtggagtttgcattgatttgcGCTACTGGTGTTTATGAGCTCCCTTGCAGTCACTGTAACATAAAAGGAGATGTTCAAAACCAACAGCTCCACACATTTTACATACAGCATTCTGCAGAAATGCCCTTGGGTTTGTTATaaattatcaaatatagaagTAACAAATGATAATACCAGGCCAGAAGTAAAGACCGGTAGTCAGCCAACAAACTTTAGCTCATCTCTAGTATATCAAACCTAAAACATATAGTTTAGCAATAAATATGTTACGGGGGGAAACCTTAAAAATTAACTGGATCAGATGCTGGGAGTTAGATAAACACCACAATGAATCATTTGTCTGAAATACTGCATATAACCTAGTTTATGAAAACCATACCAAAATATAGTAATGACTAATTTGGAAATAAAATACGAAACCACGGCTTTAATAGTTTAAGATGGCACCAAAACATACTTGTGGTTGACAGAATTATTAATTCACCATCTCAGGTAGACATTATGTTAGATGCAATTTTCTTGTGAAGTACAGTATTTGCAGGTTGACAAAACCAGCAAATATCATTGAAAGCAAACATTATATACCATATATCCAATACCCAATTTGTTAACATAGTTAAACACTTAATCCAATCACAAACATAAGTCCATCCAGATATGTCCTATGTCAAAAATATTCTGGCTAACAATATGTACAAAATATATTATCTTAAATGAAAAGAGTTATAAATTATGAGAGCATTTTCACAATGAATCTAATGGTGTCGATTTTGCGATGTCAAACTATATAAAATTTTAGATATTTATAGTAaacttttctaaaaaaaatgggACAAACGTAGACTTATATTGATAATCAAAGGAAGCAACTTGTGCATGTGCTATTTTATTTACTTTGCGGTCCTGATATCACATACAGTAGGAAGAGCACTACTGTACAAGGCTCAAAAGATCAGGCCATATATAGCA from Sorghum bicolor cultivar BTx623 chromosome 8, Sorghum_bicolor_NCBIv3, whole genome shotgun sequence encodes:
- the LOC110429593 gene encoding uncharacterized protein LOC110429593 isoform X2, whose protein sequence is MKRRRRYIIESEDEDDIEGAESALNNASKWSLNDSAKMASKTPVATDHSALLAEQYHLFQGKHYLWGVFRQRKDILDNVHDEEQDGSVQATEKRQHQEHDLLDQQDEALYDLLDKETFAVKHVVDAEDQLQVEGGPKGTKRSLLMRCSFKNIIMAAGVLSDDAKDKVRSLGFGDLLDLTVESLQSRERIIWLAERCDVSSEGERFVMKINPGKSLEITPELVHDELGIPRGCGDNNNFLLGIKLTAIEKMNEYIKLCNELKEAGFVVDFPIKAKNKDGKKKSQREKVTRIKLDTFIQYMKGIRDVDKQVKCFLCILMNRLLLPTTSDYITGENIAFCSDLESMKKQDWCKIVCQRLKDGILEWIRKKGKEKASHAVPTGCTAVLLISYLDSLLPESEQEKPRIKHYNKEKLAKMLAQANEKDKMEKSKKDKENEKDKMEKHKKDKKENCKQMYDYLKHKESEQDMVAQIPSLKHLLTPFLENLPDSLQDEINTALENHQTKINIAVENHQIKMFQEMSILQSEAVAEIKKIVVNCNMMSATSG
- the LOC110429593 gene encoding uncharacterized protein LOC110429593 isoform X1 — encoded protein: MQTPQSLAMDQAYSTSSLEISSKAKFALEASATEVEISDTFRNLGKDSPKKRRRLILTGDDEDEEEEEKAEDVQLENVNHQHLKCNEPMVKDRVNAESYVEEVVQSGDFNDQNLINGRPMKRRRRYIIESEDEDDIEGAESALNNASKWSLNDSAKMASKTPVATDHSALLAEQYHLFQGKHYLWGVFRQRKDILDNVHDEEQDGSVQATEKRQHQEHDLLDQQDEALYDLLDKETFAVKHVVDAEDQLQVEGGPKGTKRSLLMRCSFKNIIMAAGVLSDDAKDKVRSLGFGDLLDLTVESLQSRERIIWLAERCDVSSEGERFVMKINPGKSLEITPELVHDELGIPRGCGDNNNFLLGIKLTAIEKMNEYIKLCNELKEAGFVVDFPIKAKNKDGKKKSQREKVTRIKLDTFIQYMKGIRDVDKQVKCFLCILMNRLLLPTTSDYITGENIAFCSDLESMKKQDWCKIVCQRLKDGILEWIRKKGKEKASHAVPTGCTAVLLISYLDSLLPESEQEKPRIKHYNKEKLAKMLAQANEKDKMEKSKKDKENEKDKMEKHKKDKKENCKQMYDYLKHKESEQDMVAQIPSLKHLLTPFLENLPDSLQDEINTALENHQTKINIAVENHQIKMFQEMSILQSEAVAEIKKIVVNCNMMSATSG